The following coding sequences are from one Canis lupus baileyi chromosome 23, mCanLup2.hap1, whole genome shotgun sequence window:
- the LOC140615587 gene encoding ubiquitin-conjugating enzyme E2 N-like encodes MAGLPCRIIKETHRLLAEPVPGIKAEPDESNVRYFHVVIAGPQDSPCEGGTFKLELFLPEEYPTAAPKVRFMTKIYHPNVDKLGRICLDILKDKWSPALQIHTVLLSIQALLSAPNPDDPLANDVAEQWKTSEAQAIETARAWTRL; translated from the coding sequence ATGGCCGGGCTGCCCTGCAGGATTATCAAGGAAACCCATCGTTTGCTGGCAGAACCAGTTCCTGGCATTAAAGCAGAACCAGATGAGAGCAACGTCCGTTATTTTCATGTGGTCATTGCTGGCCCCCAGGATTCCCCCTGTGAGGGAGGGACTTTTAAACTTGAACTATTCCTTCCAGAAGAATACCCGACGGCAGCCCCTAAAGTACGTTTCATGACCAAAATTTATCATCCTAATGTAGACAAGTTGGGAAGAATATgtttagatattttgaaagataagtgGTCCCCAGCACTGCAGATCCACACAGTTCTGCTATCGATCCAGGCTTTGTTAAGTGCTCCCAATCCAGATGATCCGTTAGCAAATGATGTAGCAGAGCAGTGGAAGACCAGCGAAGCTCAAGCCATAGAAACAGCTAGAGCATGGACTAGGCTATAA